The Verrucomicrobium spinosum DSM 4136 = JCM 18804 genome includes a region encoding these proteins:
- a CDS encoding PVC-type heme-binding CxxCH protein: protein MSIRSLAMPLTGVALSLATLTSPAQEAAKPNPPATAAPKEDRTKNRGPESVELKFKLPPPPVLSPEEAVKAIKVAKGFKVQLVAAEPMVESPVAMSWDDQGRLYVVEMRGYMNDVNGAGEDQPIGRIKRLEDTDGDGRMDKYTVFVDKLLMPRGVMALGNGAIVAEPPNLTFYHDTDGDGVADKQEVIGGSYGTAGGQPEHMANSPTWCMDNLIWSAGYGQRIRYSQGKFTSEPTKSGGQWGLTQDDWGRRYFNYNSDLLRSDLLPPAVYERNPNLTDRLALNYQVMKDQTTWPAVPTPGVNRGYTEKQLRPDGRLATVTGTCGAGIYRGDLFPKEFRGNAFIPEPCGYLVKRLVLSESGGVLSAKNAYTETEFLTSTDERFRPVNAYNGPDGALYIVDMARGIIQHKFFLTHYLVANIEARKLEQPVNLGRIYRIVPEDKPAPVAVRLPKESAGIVALLAHANGHVRDTAQRVLVERGDASLAPAIAEIAATAELPQARVQALWTLEGLKALTPEVLTAALKDSHEKVRVAGVRLANLLVMPELYKMLNDSSAEVRVQLALQLSAQPGADAMKAVLTLLKKGGSPLLNDAITSGLRGRELEFLQALLAEPAGKTDTLVTSGLVQVLANCITTERKAARVSGLLEVVAAQAPNSPRQLALLNGMAGTPLDKKAKAQPRKLLYLEAQPAALTALSTKLAGNKAAKTLLTTVDKALAWPGKPGVPPPPVVKPLTADQQAQFEKGKLIYAGLCAACHQPGGTGLEGLAPPVVDSEWVTGPVDRPARIIMHGLSGPVTVSGRTWHLEMPPLPHLTDDDIANVLTYMRREWDHTASPVSAKEINAIRTANAGRTKAWTADDLKTPLKPAAKEAPKAASR from the coding sequence ATGAGCATCCGTTCCCTTGCCATGCCCTTGACCGGGGTCGCCCTGTCGCTGGCCACACTCACCTCGCCAGCCCAGGAGGCTGCCAAACCCAACCCGCCTGCGACAGCGGCCCCCAAGGAAGACCGCACCAAGAATCGCGGGCCAGAATCCGTGGAGCTCAAATTCAAGCTGCCTCCGCCGCCCGTCCTGAGCCCGGAAGAAGCGGTGAAGGCGATCAAGGTGGCCAAGGGCTTCAAAGTGCAGCTCGTGGCGGCAGAGCCCATGGTGGAGTCCCCCGTGGCCATGAGCTGGGACGACCAGGGCCGCCTGTACGTGGTGGAGATGCGCGGCTACATGAACGATGTGAACGGCGCGGGCGAGGACCAGCCGATCGGTCGAATCAAGCGGCTCGAAGACACGGACGGCGATGGCAGGATGGACAAGTACACGGTCTTCGTGGACAAGCTCCTCATGCCCCGAGGGGTCATGGCGCTGGGGAATGGGGCCATTGTCGCGGAACCGCCGAATCTGACCTTCTACCATGACACGGACGGCGATGGCGTGGCTGACAAACAGGAAGTCATCGGCGGCAGCTATGGCACTGCGGGCGGGCAGCCGGAGCACATGGCCAACTCTCCCACCTGGTGCATGGACAACCTCATCTGGAGCGCTGGCTACGGTCAGCGCATCCGTTACAGCCAGGGCAAGTTCACCTCCGAGCCGACCAAGAGCGGTGGCCAGTGGGGCCTGACCCAGGACGACTGGGGTCGGCGCTATTTCAACTACAACAGCGATCTCCTGCGCAGCGACCTCCTCCCGCCAGCGGTGTATGAGCGCAACCCGAACCTGACCGACCGCCTGGCGCTGAACTACCAGGTGATGAAGGACCAGACCACCTGGCCTGCCGTGCCGACCCCCGGGGTGAACCGCGGCTATACTGAGAAACAACTGCGCCCTGACGGCCGCCTGGCCACCGTCACCGGGACCTGCGGTGCCGGCATCTATCGCGGCGACCTCTTCCCCAAGGAATTCCGCGGCAACGCGTTCATTCCTGAACCCTGCGGCTACCTGGTGAAACGGCTCGTGCTCAGCGAAAGTGGCGGCGTCTTGAGCGCAAAGAACGCCTACACGGAGACGGAGTTCCTCACCTCCACGGACGAACGCTTCCGCCCGGTGAATGCGTACAATGGTCCCGATGGTGCCCTCTACATCGTGGACATGGCGCGCGGCATCATCCAGCACAAGTTCTTCCTCACCCACTACCTGGTGGCCAACATTGAGGCCCGCAAACTGGAGCAACCGGTCAACCTGGGCCGCATCTACCGCATCGTCCCCGAGGACAAGCCTGCCCCGGTGGCAGTGAGACTGCCCAAGGAGTCGGCAGGTATCGTGGCGCTTCTGGCCCACGCGAATGGTCATGTGCGCGACACCGCCCAGCGCGTGCTCGTGGAGCGCGGCGACGCCTCATTGGCTCCCGCCATCGCAGAGATCGCGGCCACAGCGGAACTGCCCCAGGCTCGAGTCCAGGCACTCTGGACGCTGGAAGGATTGAAGGCCCTCACCCCGGAGGTGCTCACTGCCGCCCTCAAAGACTCACACGAGAAAGTGCGCGTGGCTGGCGTGCGTCTGGCCAACCTCCTGGTGATGCCAGAGCTCTACAAGATGCTCAATGACTCCAGCGCCGAGGTGCGGGTGCAGCTGGCGCTACAGCTCAGCGCCCAGCCTGGTGCGGACGCGATGAAGGCCGTGCTGACCCTCTTGAAGAAAGGCGGCAGCCCGCTGCTCAACGACGCCATCACCTCCGGCCTGCGCGGTCGTGAGTTGGAGTTCCTGCAAGCCCTCCTCGCGGAACCTGCGGGCAAGACGGACACCCTCGTGACCAGCGGCCTCGTCCAGGTGCTCGCCAACTGCATCACCACAGAACGCAAAGCGGCCCGAGTCAGCGGCCTGCTGGAAGTCGTCGCCGCCCAGGCCCCCAACAGTCCCCGTCAGTTGGCTCTCTTGAACGGCATGGCGGGCACCCCATTGGACAAGAAGGCCAAGGCCCAGCCGCGCAAACTTCTCTACCTGGAGGCCCAACCCGCCGCTCTGACCGCCCTGTCCACGAAACTCGCTGGCAACAAGGCGGCCAAGACCCTGCTCACCACGGTGGACAAAGCGCTCGCCTGGCCCGGCAAACCCGGCGTGCCCCCGCCGCCAGTGGTGAAGCCGCTCACCGCCGATCAACAGGCCCAGTTTGAGAAAGGCAAGCTCATCTACGCCGGACTCTGCGCCGCCTGCCACCAACCCGGCGGCACGGGCCTGGAAGGACTGGCCCCGCCCGTGGTGGATTCCGAGTGGGTCACCGGCCCCGTGGACCGCCCCGCTCGCATCATCATGCACGGGCTGAGCGGCCCTGTGACCGTGAGCGGGCGCACCTGGCATCTGGAAATGCCACCGCTGCCTCACCTGACGGACGATGACATCGCCAACGTCCTCACTTACATGCGCCGCGAGTGGGATCACACCGCCTCCCCGGTCTCGGCCAAGGAGATCAATGCCATCCGCACCGCCAATGCTGGCCGCACCAAGGCCTGGACCGCAGATGACCTGAAAACGCCCTTGAAACCAGCCGCGAAGGAAGCACCCAAAGCGGCCTCCAGGTAG
- a CDS encoding RDD family protein, producing the protein MNASRTATLQIATPEGVSFSLPLAGPFTRAVAFFIDFVAIMAAMNVIAPILRAMQFLGGDTGVGLAILIQFVCMEGARMAMELLWRGQTLGKKVMGLRVMDESGLKLRPSQVVVRNLLRFVDMLPLFYAVGGLVALFTPRSQRLGDLAAGTVVVRTLKTTPPDVASVLAGKYNSLRDHPHLEARLRQKVGPEEAQVALNALVRREELTPQARITLFENLATHFRELVKFPEETIHGLSDEQYVRNVVETIFRRRKGTD; encoded by the coding sequence ATGAACGCCAGCCGCACCGCCACGCTGCAGATCGCCACTCCGGAGGGTGTATCCTTCTCCCTCCCCCTGGCCGGCCCCTTCACCCGGGCGGTGGCGTTCTTCATTGACTTCGTAGCCATCATGGCCGCCATGAACGTCATCGCCCCAATCCTGCGCGCCATGCAGTTCCTCGGGGGAGACACAGGCGTGGGGCTGGCGATTCTGATCCAGTTTGTGTGCATGGAGGGAGCCCGCATGGCGATGGAACTGCTCTGGCGGGGCCAGACGCTGGGAAAAAAGGTGATGGGCCTCCGCGTCATGGATGAGAGCGGGCTGAAGCTGCGCCCCTCCCAAGTGGTGGTGCGCAATCTCCTGCGCTTCGTGGACATGCTGCCGTTGTTCTACGCGGTGGGCGGGCTTGTGGCCCTGTTCACGCCCCGTTCCCAGCGCCTTGGGGACCTGGCGGCAGGCACAGTGGTAGTGCGCACCCTCAAGACGACACCACCGGATGTGGCCTCCGTCCTGGCGGGCAAGTACAACTCCCTGCGCGACCACCCCCACCTGGAAGCGCGACTTCGCCAGAAGGTGGGACCAGAGGAGGCGCAGGTGGCGCTCAATGCCCTGGTCCGTCGGGAGGAACTCACCCCCCAAGCACGCATCACCCTTTTTGAGAATCTGGCCACCCACTTCCGCGAGCTGGTCAAATTCCCCGAAGAAACGATCCACGGGCTGAGCGATGAGCAATACGTCCGCAATGTGGTAGAGACCATTTTCCGTCGGCGCAAAGGCACGGACTGA
- a CDS encoding stage II sporulation protein M: MIADLKTFIERERPVWQELERELGRVREGLASLSDLKYSRHLLALYQRASADLARIQGYSAEPELKAYLENLVGTGYAEIHSATRNPRHFKPWHWLTRTFPDTFRRQIWGFNMAVILTFVGALLGGILVLHGQEGREAIFPSQFGHLVEQTPSQRVAREERPTEFDRMSGHKASFSAELMQNNITVSLRALAFGITFGILTVVLLFYNGVILGAVAVDYVMDGQVVFLLGWLLPHGSIEIPAILVAGQGGLVLGRALIGWGTPHRLRKRLRLITPDLATLAGGAAVMLVWAGIVEAFFSQYHAPVLPYWVKITFGTVELVGLAAFLFLCGRRATSTPAA, encoded by the coding sequence ATGATCGCCGATCTCAAGACTTTCATCGAACGGGAACGCCCTGTCTGGCAGGAACTGGAGCGGGAGCTGGGGCGGGTGCGCGAAGGATTGGCCTCCCTCTCAGACTTGAAGTACTCCCGCCATCTGCTGGCCCTCTATCAGCGCGCCTCGGCGGACCTCGCCCGCATTCAGGGATATTCCGCCGAGCCCGAGTTGAAAGCCTACCTGGAGAATCTGGTGGGTACTGGCTACGCAGAGATCCACTCCGCCACCCGGAATCCCCGACACTTCAAACCCTGGCACTGGCTCACCCGCACTTTTCCTGACACCTTTCGTCGCCAGATCTGGGGCTTCAACATGGCGGTCATCCTCACCTTCGTGGGGGCGCTGCTCGGAGGGATTCTCGTCCTGCATGGCCAAGAGGGGCGTGAAGCGATCTTCCCGTCCCAGTTCGGCCACCTGGTGGAGCAGACCCCCAGTCAGCGTGTGGCCCGGGAGGAACGACCCACCGAATTTGACCGTATGTCCGGGCACAAGGCGAGCTTCTCTGCCGAGTTAATGCAGAACAATATCACCGTCTCCCTGCGGGCTCTGGCCTTTGGCATCACTTTCGGGATTCTCACCGTAGTCTTGCTGTTCTACAACGGTGTCATTCTCGGCGCCGTGGCGGTGGACTATGTGATGGACGGCCAGGTCGTGTTCCTCCTGGGCTGGCTGCTGCCGCACGGTTCCATTGAGATCCCTGCCATCCTGGTCGCGGGCCAGGGCGGGCTGGTGCTGGGACGCGCCCTCATCGGCTGGGGCACGCCTCACCGTTTGCGGAAGCGACTTCGACTCATCACCCCGGATCTGGCCACCCTGGCAGGCGGTGCCGCCGTCATGCTGGTGTGGGCGGGCATCGTGGAGGCCTTCTTCTCCCAGTACCATGCCCCAGTGCTCCCTTACTGGGTGAAGATTACCTTCGGTACTGTGGAGTTGGTCGGACTGGCCGCTTTCCTCTTCCTCTGCGGTCGTCGCGCCACCTCGACACCCGCCGCCTGA
- a CDS encoding DUF58 domain-containing protein: MLVPSNRLLLFTGILGIPLFALLGLAEAPVAAMLGVAVLLLLMVALDAPSAAASLQALKVKLPETIRTSKGRELVMEATLTNPGGRCSWLRVGLGFPEGLDSERPILNPTLKKDLENTRLTWNLKAVERGNHLIHRVHLEGRSRLGLWHARRSLPCKTEFRVYPDLTRERNVLAPLFFRRGVIGIHHVRQIGKGREFEQLREYAPGDSYDDIFWRGTAKRRFPVTKMFQLERTQEVYVAIDASRRSARRLDQLAEQQEAGFLAKTHLERFIQATLVLALAAEQQTDKFGLIVFSDRVQRIIPAGGGRSHYNTIRDVLYTLQADPVSPDYEDVFIHIGNRLRHRSLMIFLTDLGEPWLSEQFVEGVSLVARRHVVLTHMLGQKEIAPLFGKGDEIKNDEELYGRLAGQLLWNDLQETTRVLKQRGVHLTSSLQENLVADVVNEYLRVKKRQLI; encoded by the coding sequence ATGCTCGTCCCCTCCAACCGCCTGCTACTTTTCACCGGCATTCTGGGCATCCCGCTCTTTGCCCTGCTGGGTCTTGCCGAGGCCCCAGTGGCGGCGATGCTGGGTGTGGCCGTGTTGCTGCTGCTCATGGTGGCCTTGGACGCCCCCAGTGCCGCCGCCTCTCTGCAGGCGCTAAAAGTGAAGCTCCCCGAGACGATCCGCACCTCAAAGGGGCGCGAACTGGTGATGGAAGCCACCCTCACCAATCCCGGTGGGCGCTGCAGCTGGTTGCGCGTGGGTCTGGGCTTCCCGGAGGGGTTGGACAGTGAGCGCCCCATCCTCAATCCCACACTCAAGAAGGACCTGGAAAACACCCGCCTGACCTGGAATCTGAAGGCCGTGGAGCGCGGAAATCACCTCATCCACCGGGTGCACCTGGAGGGCCGCTCGCGCCTGGGCCTCTGGCATGCCCGCCGCTCGCTGCCCTGTAAGACGGAGTTCCGCGTGTACCCCGACCTGACGAGGGAGCGCAACGTGCTGGCACCTCTCTTTTTCCGCAGGGGAGTCATCGGCATTCACCATGTGCGTCAGATCGGCAAGGGGCGGGAGTTTGAGCAGCTCCGGGAGTATGCCCCGGGCGACAGCTACGATGACATCTTCTGGCGGGGCACGGCCAAGCGCCGCTTCCCGGTGACGAAGATGTTTCAACTGGAGCGCACGCAGGAGGTGTACGTGGCTATCGATGCGTCCCGCCGCAGCGCCCGGCGGCTGGACCAGTTGGCCGAGCAACAGGAGGCCGGATTCCTGGCCAAGACGCATCTGGAACGCTTCATCCAGGCCACACTCGTGCTGGCTCTGGCTGCCGAGCAGCAGACGGACAAATTTGGCCTCATCGTCTTCTCCGATCGGGTGCAGCGCATCATCCCCGCCGGGGGTGGGCGCAGTCACTACAACACCATCCGGGACGTTCTCTACACCCTGCAGGCCGATCCCGTGAGCCCGGACTACGAGGACGTTTTCATCCACATCGGCAACCGCCTGCGTCACCGTTCCCTGATGATCTTCCTCACAGATCTGGGTGAACCCTGGCTGTCCGAGCAGTTTGTGGAAGGCGTGAGCCTGGTGGCGCGCCGCCACGTGGTGCTCACCCACATGCTGGGGCAGAAGGAGATCGCCCCCCTTTTTGGCAAGGGCGATGAAATCAAGAACGACGAGGAGCTCTATGGTCGCCTGGCGGGCCAGCTACTGTGGAATGATCTTCAGGAAACCACGCGGGTGCTCAAGCAGCGCGGGGTGCACCTGACCTCCTCCCTCCAGGAGAACTTGGTGGCGGATGTGGTGAACGAATACCTGCGCGTGAAGAAGCGCCAGCTCATCTAG
- a CDS encoding AAA family ATPase codes for MTETLETVKAALSDARAEIAKVIIGQQNVIDHALIAIFTGHHVLVEGVPGVGKTLLVRTLARVLGGEFARIQFTPDLMPADITGTSVFNLKDNAFVLVKGPVFTSFLLADEINRAPAKTQSALLQAMQERLVTIDNETHPLPSSFTVFATQNPVEYEGTYPLPEAQKDRFMFKVQVTYPTRNEELDLATRMLGNESPESVLESGAVRQVLTADRIATLRAALHHIVVRDDLIAYIVDLVRATRDHEAVLVGAGPRATQSLLLASRARAALDMRDFVTPDDVRALAAPVLGHRMVLRPEFEIEGLTLEELIGRVLEAVPVPR; via the coding sequence ATGACTGAAACCCTCGAAACCGTGAAGGCTGCGCTCTCTGATGCGCGTGCCGAGATCGCCAAAGTCATCATTGGCCAGCAGAACGTCATTGATCACGCCCTGATCGCCATCTTCACCGGTCACCATGTGCTGGTGGAAGGGGTGCCGGGCGTGGGCAAGACCCTCCTGGTGCGCACCCTGGCCCGCGTACTGGGGGGCGAGTTCGCCCGCATCCAGTTCACCCCGGACCTCATGCCGGCGGACATCACGGGCACCAGCGTCTTCAACCTCAAAGACAACGCCTTCGTCCTCGTCAAAGGCCCCGTCTTCACCAGCTTCCTGCTCGCGGATGAAATCAACCGCGCCCCGGCCAAGACCCAATCCGCCCTGCTCCAGGCCATGCAGGAGCGCCTGGTGACGATCGATAACGAGACGCACCCCCTCCCCTCCAGCTTCACGGTATTTGCCACGCAGAACCCGGTGGAATACGAGGGCACCTACCCGCTGCCAGAGGCGCAGAAGGACCGTTTCATGTTCAAGGTGCAGGTGACCTACCCCACCCGGAACGAAGAGCTGGATCTGGCCACCCGCATGCTGGGGAACGAGTCTCCAGAGTCGGTGCTGGAGAGCGGTGCCGTGCGTCAGGTGCTCACCGCCGACCGCATCGCCACCCTGCGGGCTGCTCTGCACCACATCGTGGTGCGAGATGACCTCATCGCCTACATTGTGGACCTCGTCCGCGCCACCCGCGACCATGAGGCGGTCTTGGTGGGAGCCGGGCCCCGCGCCACCCAGTCTCTCCTGCTCGCGAGCCGGGCCCGCGCTGCGCTGGACATGCGGGACTTCGTGACGCCTGACGACGTGCGCGCCCTGGCCGCCCCGGTTCTGGGGCACCGCATGGTGCTGCGTCCGGAGTTCGAGATCGAAGGTCTCACCCTTGAGGAACTGATCGGCCGCGTGCTGGAAGCCGTTCCGGTGCCGCGCTAG
- the ilvC gene encoding ketol-acid reductoisomerase — MAAKIYTESDASLEPLKGKTCAVIGFGSQGHAHALNLKESGVNVIVGLYPGSKSRAVAEQRGFKVLDTAEAVKEADVIMIAVPDTVIPKVYNADVAPNLTEGKTLLFSHGFAVHFKTITPPENVNVIMVAPKGPGHLVRRQYTEGKGVPTLIAIYQDKSGNATEIALAWAKGIGGTRGGVFETTFKEETETDLFGEQVVLCGGTTALVKAGFETLVEAGYQPEMAYFECLHELKLIVDLMFESGIAGMRFSISETAEYGDVTVGPKIIDAHVKENMRAQLKRIQSGEFAKEWTDEYNAGQPNFNRLRKEGEAHQIEEVGGRLRSLMSWVKKREIGGSQASYE, encoded by the coding sequence ATGGCAGCTAAAATCTACACGGAATCCGACGCCAGTCTTGAGCCTCTCAAGGGCAAGACCTGCGCCGTCATCGGCTTCGGCTCCCAAGGCCACGCCCACGCCCTTAACCTCAAGGAAAGCGGCGTCAATGTCATCGTGGGCCTCTATCCCGGCTCCAAGTCCCGCGCCGTGGCGGAACAGCGTGGTTTTAAGGTGCTGGACACCGCAGAAGCCGTGAAGGAAGCGGACGTTATCATGATCGCCGTGCCAGACACCGTGATTCCGAAGGTGTACAACGCCGACGTGGCTCCGAACCTGACCGAAGGCAAAACCCTCCTTTTCAGCCACGGTTTCGCCGTTCACTTCAAGACCATCACTCCTCCTGAAAACGTGAACGTGATCATGGTGGCCCCCAAAGGCCCTGGTCACCTCGTACGCCGTCAGTACACGGAAGGCAAGGGCGTGCCCACGCTCATCGCCATCTATCAGGACAAGTCCGGCAACGCCACGGAAATCGCGCTCGCCTGGGCCAAGGGCATCGGCGGCACCCGCGGCGGTGTGTTTGAAACGACTTTCAAGGAAGAAACCGAAACCGACCTCTTCGGTGAGCAGGTTGTGCTTTGCGGTGGCACCACCGCCCTGGTGAAGGCAGGCTTTGAGACCCTGGTGGAAGCCGGCTATCAGCCAGAGATGGCCTACTTCGAGTGCTTGCACGAGTTGAAGCTCATCGTGGACCTCATGTTTGAATCCGGCATCGCCGGCATGCGCTTCTCCATCTCCGAGACCGCCGAGTACGGCGACGTCACGGTGGGCCCGAAGATCATCGACGCACACGTGAAGGAAAACATGCGCGCCCAGCTCAAGCGCATCCAGAGCGGCGAGTTTGCCAAGGAATGGACCGACGAATACAACGCTGGCCAGCCCAACTTCAACCGTCTGCGTAAAGAAGGCGAAGCTCACCAGATCGAAGAAGTCGGTGGCCGCCTCCGCAGTCTGATGAGCTGGGTCAAGAAGCGCGAAATCGGCGGTTCCCAGGCCAGCTACGAATAA
- a CDS encoding FKBP-type peptidyl-prolyl cis-trans isomerase produces the protein MKVSLLLPLIALSLAAPLRAQETKSAEAKPAETAAAPAPVIDAALLEKVSYFYGTQMGGQFQEMGVQINVDSLAAGVKDAIDKKEPKYSREELMATMGQFEQAMNAKMQKEMGEAATKNSQEGEKFLAENGKRAGVTTTPSGLQYEVIKKAEGAKPKAEDVVTVHYVGTLINGTEFDSSIKRGEPANFPLNQVIAGWTEGLQLMTVGSKYKLFVPSKLAYGEQGSPRAIGPNSTLIFEVELLKIGAEQ, from the coding sequence ATGAAGGTTTCCCTCCTGTTGCCCCTCATCGCTCTTTCCTTGGCCGCTCCGCTTCGGGCTCAGGAAACGAAATCCGCCGAAGCCAAACCCGCCGAAACTGCCGCCGCACCCGCACCTGTGATTGACGCCGCCCTCCTCGAAAAAGTCAGCTATTTCTATGGCACCCAGATGGGTGGCCAATTCCAAGAGATGGGTGTGCAGATCAACGTGGACTCCCTGGCCGCTGGTGTGAAAGACGCCATCGACAAGAAGGAGCCCAAGTACTCCCGCGAAGAGCTCATGGCCACCATGGGCCAGTTCGAGCAGGCCATGAATGCCAAGATGCAGAAGGAAATGGGCGAGGCCGCCACCAAGAACAGCCAGGAAGGCGAAAAATTCCTCGCTGAAAATGGCAAGCGCGCCGGTGTGACGACGACCCCCAGTGGTCTGCAGTATGAGGTGATCAAGAAGGCTGAAGGAGCCAAGCCCAAGGCTGAAGACGTCGTGACCGTGCACTATGTGGGCACGCTCATCAACGGCACTGAGTTCGACAGCTCCATCAAGCGTGGTGAGCCTGCCAACTTCCCCCTCAACCAGGTGATCGCGGGCTGGACGGAAGGTCTGCAACTCATGACCGTGGGTTCCAAGTACAAGCTCTTCGTTCCCTCCAAGCTGGCTTACGGTGAGCAGGGCTCCCCCCGCGCCATTGGGCCCAACTCCACTCTCATCTTTGAAGTGGAGCTTCTGAAGATCGGTGCTGAGCAGTAA